Proteins from one Penicillium digitatum chromosome 2, complete sequence genomic window:
- a CDS encoding Cellular morphogenesis protein (Rax2), putative, with translation MRISSLFGPAAAGWPSLLALLPTLNALSFESVSVPELDLTSLGRVSITGDFDGVSLYQYKEQTESIPDGTQALLTPLPNDILTNLSSANGQIMAMCPFTQKDGKFAGIFVGGNFTSLGGVDSPGAALFNPNTSKVTALPGLSGSVAAVACDQDTNCVYVGGKFTHDNTTNAVAWTPDNGWTNLPFNGLNGPVSSILKADNGHIIFGGSFDALGNSTSSSNERQILNLQNATITSDADSFLDGYSDPRNIICSTSGEAAKGKTYLLHDYAPGYWRADLGFEFFPTKIRLYNTHLDGRGTKEFLLRAIPDNGIMNLTYIDESGNKASCDSLCPLSSGTSEKYREFTMVNTVGMQGLQIEVLSWYGQGAGLNGIEVFQDQIITYAVDQYNEPTCSGIEYPAKSTRTGSWTIESGFLSAKVTDSDALITSVTFEPDVKKSGNYTIKLYTPGCTQDNSCSSRGIVNVTATLSSGSDSNQLDLSYFYQTNRHDKYDTIYTGYVDANSDSFRPKVTLRAKDGQGDTTIVASRVRFELLSSTGGLNGLYDYDPTSKTETSDFTKSDINKAGTSLGHNATVSIIKQHDDVIYVAGNFSDSKIHHIMSINNGNVTAMPGSGLNSPVLAMATLDNVLYVGGRFTDTSDTGSKDLKYVAAYSYSSKEWSALGAGLNGPVNSIWPVELNASVAINETIIAVSGDFDQIIASNGNPAVSVAGFAIWVPSHKDWLQNLNVTQMQFGGQLSSVVSHSNTLILAGNLATNGIIAGGAVSLLDSDDLQLIPLSMKVNHQKSSTGLITGAYDTSSSRNLTIYGGHFAAAGSNGSTIENIAIFNGADEKISGLPQGVDSNSTFVSMLVYNNTLYAGGNVTGSIGRTTLQGLVVYDLNKNEFSQTQPFFTGSDVSVNAVVNRPGSSEIYFGGNFEGVGQFPCNSVCYVDAATGEWDQPGSSLSGTVIDLHWASEKKLMAVGNLDVGGNNTSIAIYDAKAEKWAAFSGASPSDFPGNVTTFTASSADLSKFWLAGTATNGSVFFLSYDGSKFQSPGNLFSKGTVIHDIELLPVRHGHSGAALLSIEQTLLIMGSLVIPGFGHASAALYNGTDITPFILSQQANGQPGSMSKFFSEKKNPYTTKSKHHSNGIAVLVAFCCALGCVFLIVLAGVILNKVQRRRQGYAAAPQTFGTDRPSDMQRLPPEYLFNSLHQPNPGVPAL, from the exons ATGAGGATCTCTTCATTGTTTGGGCCTGCGGCGGCCGGCTGGCCCTCGCTTCTCGCGCTTTTACCGACTCTCAACGCCTTGTCATTCGAGTCAGTCTCCGTTCCAGAACTGGACCTGACCTCGCTGGGACGGGTATCAATCACTGGTGATTTCGACGGCGTCTCTCTCTATCAATATAAAGAACAAACCGAATCAATTCCCGATGGCACCCAAGCCCTTCTGACCCCACTACCGAACGACATTCTCACAAACCTTTCGTCCGCCAATGGGCAGATCATGGCAATGTGCCCATTCACTCAAAAAGATGGAAAATTCGCCGGGATATTTGTCGGTGGTAACTTCACTAGCCTGGGCGGAGTCGATTCGCCCGGTGCTGCTCTcttcaacccgaatactaGCAAAGTTACTGCCTTGCCGGGCCTTTCGGGCTCGGTAGCAGCCGTGGCTTGCGACCAGGACACCAACTGCGTCTACGTTGGGGGAAAATTCACTCACGACAACACGACTAACGCTGTTGCGTGGACGCCTGACAATGGCTGGACTAATCTCCCGTTCAATGGCCTGAATGGTCCGGTCAGCTCGATTTTGAAAGCTGACAATGGCCATATCATCTTTGGGGGATCTTTTGACGCCCTTGGGAACAGCACCAGCTCCTCAAACGAAAGACAAATTCTCAACCTTCAAAATGCGACCATCACATCCGATGCAGACTCTTTTTTGGACGGCTACTCCGATCCTCGTAACATCATTTGCTCGACAAGTGGAGAGGCTGCCAAAGGCAAGACCTACCTTCTACACGACTACGCGCCGGGATATTGGAGAGCAGACCTCGGTTTCGAATTTTTCCCGACTAAAATCCGCCTTTACAACACTCACTTGGATGGACGCGGTACCAAGGAGTTTTTACTTCGAGCGATCCCCGACAACGGTATTATGAATCTGACTTACATCGACGAGTCAGGAAATAAGGCTAGTTGTGACTCATTGTGCCCGCTCTCTAGCGGCACGAGTGAAAAGTACCGTGAATTTACCATGGTTAATACCGTTGGTATGCAAGGACTCCAGATTGAGGTTCTTAGTTGGTACGGACAAGGAGCTGGTCTGAACGGCATCGAAGTCTTTCAAGATCAAATCATAACCTACGCTGTCGACCAATACAACGAGCCGACATGCTCAGGCATTGAATACCCTGCCAAGTCAACGCGCACCGGCTCATGGACTATCGAGTCTGGGTTTTTGTCTGCAAAGGTGACTGATTCTGATGCCTTGATTACATCCGTCACCTTCGAGCCTGACGTGAAGAAATCTGGCAACTATACCATCAAGCTATATACCCCCGGCTGCACCCAGGACAACTCTTGCAGCTCACGGGGCATCGTTAATGTCACGGCTACCCTTTCGAGTGGATCTGACTCCAACCAGCTTGATCTATCATATTTCTACCAGACCAACCGCCACGACAAGTACGACACAATATATACTGGGTACGTTGACGCCAACAGTGACTCCTTCCGACCAAAAGTTACATTGCGGGCCAAGGATGGCCAAGGAGATACCACCATTGTTGCGTCTCGTGTCCGATTTGAACTACTGTCCAGCACTGGCGGTCTCAATGGACTCTATGATTATGATCCGACCTCCAAGACTGAAACCTCGGATTTTACCAAGTCGGACATCAACAAGGCGGGCACTTCACTTGGCCACAACGCAACAGTCTCAATCATCAAGCAGCATGATGATGTGATTTATGTCGCCGGTAACTTCTCGGACAGTAAGATTCACCACATCATGTCTATTAACAACGGCAATGTCACAGCAATGCCAGGCTCTGGGTTGAATTCTCCAGTACTAGCAATGGCCACCCTTGACAATGTCTTGTACGTTGGTGGTCGCTTCACAGATACCTCGGACACAGGCTCAAAGGACCTCAAATACGTTGCGGCATACTCATACTCTTCCAAAGAGTGGTCGGCTCTGGGAGCAGGGCTGAACGGTCCTGTCAATTCGATCTGGCCTGTTGAATTGAATGCATCAGTTGCTATCAATGAAACCATCATTGCTGTAAGCGGCGACTTCGACCAGATCATTGCTTCCAATGGGAACCCCGCGGTCTCTGTTGCTGGGTTTGCCATCTGGGTTCCTTCCCACAAGGACTGGCTCCAGAACCTTAATGTTACACAGATGCAATTTGGTGGTCAACTGTCAAGTGTTGTTTCGCACAGCAATACGCTCATTCTGGCAGGCAACCTTGCCACCAATGGTATCATTGCTGGTGGTGCGGTGTCACTGCTAGATTCCGATGATTTGCAACTGATTCCTCTATCAATGAAGGTTAATCACCAAAAGTCCAGCACTGGTCTGATCACCGGTGCCTATGATACCAGTTCGAGCCGCAATCTCACCATCTACGGTGGGCATTTTGCTGCCGCTGGCAGCAATGGATCTACCATTGAAAATATTGCCATTTTTAACGGTGCCGATGAGAAGATTTCAGGTCTCCCGCAAGGAGTTGACAGTAACTCAACATTTGTTTCAATGCTTGTGTACAACAACACCCTTTATGCGGGTGGAAATGTCACCGGAAGCATCGGTCGTACTACTTTGCAAGGTCTTGTCGTTTACGACCTGAACAAGAACGAGTTCTCACAGACGCAGCCGTTTTTCACTGGCTCTGATGTCTCAGTAAATGCCGTCGTCAATCGACCGGGTTCGTCAGAGATCTACTTTGGAGGAAACTTCGAAGGTGTCGGGCAGTTCCCATGTAATTCTGTCTGCTATGTGGATGCTGCTACCGGTGAATGGGATCAACCTGGATCGTCCCTAAGTGGCACCGTGATTGACCTTCATTGGGCAAGTGAAAAGAAGCTGATGGCTGTGGGTAACCTTGATGTGGGGGGAAACAATACCTCAATTGCCATCTACGACGCGAAAGCTGAAAAATGGGCTGCTTTCTCTGGAGCGTCCCCGTCAGATTTCCCCGGAAATGTCACCACGTTTACTGCTTCTAGTGCAGATTTGTCAAAGTTCTGGCTTGCCGGTACTGCGACCAACGGGTCCGTGTTCTTCTTGAGCTACGACGGTTCCAAGTTCCAATCTCCCGGGAATCTTTTCTCCAAGGGCACGGTCATTCATGATATAGAGCTTCTTCCTGTCCGCCATGGCCATTCCGGGGCTGCTCTGTTGAGTATCGAGCAGACGTTGTTGATCATGGGTTCGCTTGTAATCCCGGGCTTCGGACATGCATCAGCGGCGCTCTACAACGGAACCGATATCACTCCATTTATCCTTTCCCAGCAAGCAAATGGCCAACCGGGCAGCATGTCGAAGTTCTTCtccgaaaagaaaaacccGTACACTACCAAAT CAAAACATCACTCCAACGGCATCGCAGTCTTGGTAGCTTTCTGCTGTGCTCTCGGCTGCGTCTTCCTCATAGTCCTAGCTGGTGTTATCCTTAACAAGGTACAGCGCCGCCGCCAGGGCTATGCAGCTGCTCCTCAAACCTTCGGCACCGATCGACCATCCGATATGCAGCGTTTGCCGCCTGAGTACCTCTTCAATTCGCTGCACCAGCCTAACCCCGGTGTCCCGGCCCTTTAA
- a CDS encoding Fungal transcriptional regulatory protein, N-terminal, protein MRSRTGCLTCRTRKLKCDEEKPECSQCRKGGRECRPSEGVVFRHQQNASMNRNSPDGRGSLNGFYSYKNTFDKDSVWLDVPKHVIFVDNSDPYADDLEASLVDLRSAAQTDSPNYRWGSGSSRTSDAETQGLEALSAVATHDRFPYSSLDHSVSDSTSYTSPNPRRSTAILPASPSMSLSSTSNNTNINFLLNPSHSMSPSIDPIMHLSDRNNALSSISAASRSSLSHMSQMSLLNHVPDDNSETDFETAFLLRHYSEGPGLWMDLFDLGTYFASYVPVRARTNPLLKFAACAYSAKQLGRIKGTKASVGGVCTQQAAMEVWPDKDPDFAWYGAKYYEKAIQLLMKELQPDAEGPPPLSTPEAFGQWQAAELSVDSDNPRKRRRRVSGSRLSHGVHSDEVLAATAILSVYEFLDAAGPAWNRHLSGVKSLLDVAEVGMMPLEQRSSPGENLYQTQTPKKSGLSKARRATFWNFARQDYLAAFINESQTRLNTDDTVLWTEAGLLIDNAGFLRASNTSAAGYPEGEDVMKEDLISNGLVWIISKIVNFISSSDNVHLTDHRTMPGPLGVSQQALLERWYRLESELDTWYNGIPETFQPCARMNPSNLRHHRPPNENDDISTLQEIWYSLPMCASAMQHYHMARILLLINKPHESTSRRSTITLRLQSYRSIESDIAFHSREIVGIGLSRPAGSVRINSLQPLFVSGQCLTDPRERRTTLRLLRSIESDLGWATEYRVQQLLKEWGWDESSTRSPGSSGSSGS, encoded by the exons ATGCGATCACGAACCGGCTG CTTAACGTGTCGAACACGAAAGCTCAAAT GTGATGAAGAAAAGCCCGAATGTTCACAGTGTCGCAAAGGTGGCCGAGAATGTCGTCCGAGTGAAGGAGTAGTTTTCCGCCATCAGCAGAACGCGTCGATGAACCGGAACTCCCCAGATGGCCGTGGTAGTCTCAACGGGTTCTATTCGTATAAGAACACCTTTGACAAGGATAGCGTGTGGCTGGATGTTCCTAAACATG TAATCTTCGTCGACAACTCCGATCCATACGCAGATGACCTCGAAGCCTCACTGGTAGATCTAAGAAGTGCAGCGCAAACAGACTCCCCAAATTACAGATGGGGCAGTGGAAGCTCTCGAACGAGCGATGCTGAGACACAGGGGTTGGAAGCCTTGTCGGCGGTCGCAACGCATGATCGCTTCCCTTATTCTTCCTTAGACCATTCAGTCTCTGATAGTACCTCCTATACTTCTCCGAACCCACGGCGAAGTACCGCTATACTCCCAGCTTCGCCCTCCATGTCGCTGTCGTCCACCAGCAACAATACCAATATTAATTTCCTCCTCAACCCCTCGCATTCGATGTCCCCCTCCATCGACCCAATCATGCATCTCTCTGACCGAAACAATGCGCTTTCATCAATATCGGCAGCTTCACGGAGTAGCTTGAGCCACATGAGTCAAATGAGCCTCCTGAATCACGTACCAGACGACAATTCAGAGACCGATTTCGAGACCGCTTTCCTTCTGCGACATTACTCAGAAGGACCGGGACTGTG GATGGATCTCTTCGACCTAGGGACATATTTTGCTTCATACGTCCCAGTGCGAGCAAGAACCAATCCGCTCTTGAAATTCGCCGCCTGCGCATATTCTGCCAAACAGCTGGGTCGAATCAAAGGTACTAAGGCATCAGTGGGTGGAGTCTGCACCCAGCAAGCTGCCATGGAAGTGTGGCCAGACAAAGACCCCGACTTCGCTTGGTATGGAGCCAAATATTATGAAAAGGCCATCCAGCTTTTAATGAAGGAGCTTCAACCTGACGCAGAGGGTCCACCTCCATTGAGTACCCCTGAGGCTTTTGGTCAATGGCAGGCTGCCGAGCTTTCTGTAGATTCGGATAACCCACGTAAGCGCCGCAGACGGGTCTCTGGTAGTCGGCTCTCGCATGGAGTTCATTCCGATGAGGTGCTCGCGGCGACGGCCATTCTTTCTGTGTATGAATTTCTCGATGCTGCAGGCCCTGCGTGGAATCGTCATCTGAGTGGCGTGAAGTCGCTGCTAGATGTCGCTGAAGTGGGTATGATGCCTCTTGAGCAGCGTTCGTCTCCGGGAGAAAACCTGTATCAAACGCAAACGCCCAAGAAGTCAGGCCTTTCCAAAGCTCGGAGGGCGACGTTTTGGAATTTCGCGCGACAGGATTACTTAGCTGCCT TCATCAATGAATCCCAGACAAGGCTGAACACGGACGACACGGTCCTCTGGACCGAAGCAGGTCTACTTATTGACAACGCAGGCTTTCTCCGTGCCAGCAACACAAGCGCAGCAGGATATCCGGAAGGCGAAGACGTAATGAAAGAAGACCTGATCAGCAACGGACTAGTCTGGATAATTTCCAAGATAGTCAATTTCATAAGCTCCAGTGACAATGTGCACTTAACCGACCACCGTACCATGCCGGGTCCCTTGGGCGTGTCGCAACAAGCCCTCCTGGAGCGGTGGTACCGACTCGAATCCGAGCTCGACACATGGTACAACGGAATCCCAGAGACATTTCAGCCCTGTGCACGAATGAACCCATCCAATCTCAGACACCATCGCCCGCCCAACGAAAACGATGACATCTCTACCCTACAGGAAATCTGGTACAGTCTGCCCATGTGCGCCTCCGCCATGCAGCACTACCACATGGCGCGCATCCTGTTGCTCATCAACAAGCCGCACGAGTCCACCAGCCGCCGGAGCACCATCACGCTTCGCCTCCAGTCGTATCGCTCTATCGAGTCCGATATCGCATTCCATAGCCGCGAGATCGTGGGTATAGGTCTCTCCCGCCCGGCCGGAAGCGTCAGGATCAACTCGTTGCAGCCACTCTTTGTTAGCGGGCAGTGTCTGACAGACCCGCGCGAGCGCCGCACTACCTTGCGCCTGTTGAGGAGTATTGAGTCGGATCTGGGCTGGGCGACCGAGTACCGTGTGCAGCAGCTGCTGAAGGAGTGGGGGTGGGACGAGAGTTCGACCAGATCGCCTGGTTCTTCTGGTTCTTCTGGTTCTTGA
- a CDS encoding Structure-specific recognition protein, putative, with product MTPSDYHPKKQEESTWMLNMHFVASGTNAKRFLAEVASLRRAATRTPEIEILKLSTQLTLISHLPLSSVYSPSIMESFDNIYLDLSKQPGKCKLAESGLGWRPSGGGDTFTLDSSNIGAAHWSRAAKGFELKILSRSSGVIQLDGFDQEDLERLSKAFKIWYGINVETREHALRGWNWGKAKFTKAELAFNVQNRPAFEVPYSEISNTNLAGRNEVAVEFSLPAGDGNDVVTKPGSTKNRGRKAAAGPDELVEMRFYIPGTAMKKEKVEGAEDEEEDNEEEVEEQNAANLFYETLMDKAEIGDVAGDTFATFLDVLHLTPRGRFDIDMYESSFRLRGKTYDYKIQYSAIKKFFLLPKNDDTHTLIVLGLDPPLRQGQTRYPFLVMQLKLDEEISLEMNMTEDILNSQYKDRLQAHYEEPIHQVVTKVFRGLSGKKVIMPSRDFSSHHGHQGVKCSIKANEGLLYFLDKSLMFVPKPATYIQMENIAIVTMSRVGGAVSASRTFDITVSLKGGLGEHQFSNINREEQKSLEDFFKAKGIRIKNEMAEEAAGLIAAALDNDAMGSSDDEVRPDRGSADEDESSIDEDFAGSSDSDVAEEFDSDHESSGDSDEDMDDASDGGGDNQEAERPKKKPKTTN from the exons ATGACCCCTTCAGACTACCATCCCaaaaagcaagaagagagTACATGGATGCTGAACATGCACTTTGTCGCCTCAGGCACAAACGCTAAACGCTTTCTGGCTGAAGTGGCCTCCCTACGGCGCGCCGCAACGCGAACTCCAGAAATCGAAATCTTAAAGCTTTCAACCCAACTCACCCTCATCTCTCACCTACCTCTTTCATCTGTTTACTCGCC CTCCATCAT GGAGAGCTTCGACAACATCTACCTGGACCTCTCAAAGCAGCCTGGAAAATGCAAGCTTGCTGAAAGTGGTCTGGGCTGGCGCCCGTCTGGTGGTGGCGATACTTTCACGCTCGACAGCAGTAACATCGGCGCAGCCCACTGGAGTCGCGCTGCGAAAGGCTTTGAGCTGAAGATCCTATCGCGATCATCTGGAGTAATCCAACTGGATGGATTTGATCAAGAG GACCTTGAGCGACTCAGCAAAGCATTCAAGATTTGGTACGGCATCAACGTGGAGACCCGCGAGCACGCTCTGCGAGGATGGAATTGGGGCAAGGCAAAATTTACAAAAGCAGAGTTGGCCTTTAACGTCCAAAATCGACCCGCCTTCGAGGTCCCTTATTCGGAAATCTCAAACACCAACCTGGCTGGAAGAAATGAGGTAGCCGTTGAATTTTCCCTCCCCGCCGGCGATGGAAACGATGTCGTGACAAAGCCCGGAAGCACAAAGAACCGAGGCCGTAAGGCTGCTGCAGGCCCCGACGAGCTGGTCGAAATGCGATTCTACATTCCCGGAACGGCCatgaagaaagagaaggtgGAAGGCgctgaggacgaggaggaagacaACGAGGAAGAGGTTGAGGAGCAGAATGCTGCAAATCTCTTTTACGAGACACTTATGGACAAGGCCGAGATTGGAGATGTCGCCGGCGATACCTTTGCTACTTTCCTGGATGTCCTTCACCTTACGCCCAGAGGTCGCTTCGATATTGACATGTACGAATCGTCCTTCCGGTTGCGCGGAAAGACATATGACTACAAGATCCAATATTCCGCCATTAAgaaattcttccttcttcccaAGAATGACGATACCCACACTCTGATTGTGCTTGGTCTTGATCCCCCTCTGCGACAAGGCCAGACCCGTTATCCTTTCCTGGTTATGCAGCTGAAGCTGGACGAAGAGATCAGCCTGGAGATGAACATGACAGA GGATATCTTGAACAGTCAGTACAAGGACAGGTTGCAGGCGCACTACGAAGAGCCAATCCATCAAGTCGTCACCAAGGTCTTCCGTGGCCTATCCGGAAAGAAGGTTATCATGCCTTCCAGGGATTTCTCGAG CCACCATGGTCACCAGGGTGTCAAGTGCTCAATCAAGGCCAACGAGGGTCTTCTTTACTTCTTGGATAAGAGCCTCATGTTCGTTCCCAAGCCCGCGACCTACATTCAAATGGAGAACATCGCGATTGTCACAATGTCACGTGTTGGAGGCGCTGTTTCTGCCAGCCGAACCTTTGACATCACTGTGAGCTTGAAGGGTGGCTTGGGTGAGCACCAATTTAGTAACATCAACCG CGAGGAGCAAAAATCCCTCGAggacttcttcaaggctaAGGGTATCCGCATTAAGAACGAGATGGCCGAAGAG GCTGCTGGACTTATTGCTGCTGCTCTTGACAACGATGCCATGGGCTCCAGTGACGACGAAGTACGACCTGACCGTGGATCAGCAGATGAGGATGAGTCGTCAATTGATGAAGACTTTGCTGGTTCTTCGGACTCTGATGTGGCCGAGGAGTTTGACTCAGATCACGAGAGCAGTGGTGATAGCGACGAGGACATGGACGATGCTTCCGATGGAGGTGGCGACAACCAGGAGGCGGAGCgtcccaagaagaagccTAAGACGACTAATTAG
- a CDS encoding frizzled and smoothened-like protein P, with translation MVHALNGHCPAPFLQETLFPAVGGFIDGRYCKTITFDNSTYSCCLPCPLAEWRYDSDLPEKLRITSWIGVAILPLCFFLLISYAVLPAKWTHRHYLSVCFTLGICCMELAFIIPLGARPDQCHNAITPNDMRTNLSCAFSGSLLLFGGWLVVIWSFIRTLAFHLQVCWEMVLGPKFMWTAFACGLGIPAIGLTVMLILTGVSFRFGDICHINVTNGLYDYWIPVMVFAVAALFLQLSTMIYCTHIYLRSLFDKSASMSGSSGPNLASYTASIGTMTARQAYRRVRRVLELQWRGIALTSIILGNVIFFAVVFIKLDNAVAPTVENIKTAGPWLVCLAETDDKDLCREHTAAIGPNEATLLALVFLLSLVGFWNFILFAHPSMFAGWLDLFHRKMRNRNEFVSADATTRFVDNKGFEMLTTSVKSPDACMCSPSPPRIGGHGRVDFMRSPSPTQMVGPDRNASMPSTSPMQMTGCGPSPMASPSPSSECNAHVAREARFVRPSLSFSGPRPPSSLQGVREWDPQSTFASVYGRERV, from the exons ATGGTGCACGCCCTAAATGGACATTGCCCAGCTCCATTCTTACAGGAGACGCTATTCCCTGCTGTCGGGGGATTTATCGATGGTCGCTATTGCAAGACGATCACTTTCGACAATAGCACGTATTCCTGTTGCTTGCCATGTCCCCTCGCTGAGTGGAGATATGACTCTG ACTTGCCCGAAAAACTCAGGATCACGAGTTGGATCGGCGTCGCCATTCTCCCTCTATGTTTCTTCTTGTTGATTTCCTACGCCGTCCTACCTGCCAAATGGACTCATCGTCATTATCTGAGTGTCTGCTTTACGCTGGGCATTTGTTGCATGGAG CTCGCCTTTATCATACCCCTCGGTGCCAGGCCAGACCAATGCCACAATGCAATTACCCCCAATGACATGCGCACCAATCTTTCCTGTGCCTTCTCCGGATCCTTATTGTTATTCGGTGGCTGGCTTGTGGTCATATGGAGTTTTATCCGTACATTGGCCTTCCACCTACAAGTATGCTGGGAAATGGTTCTAGGACCGAAATTCATGTGGACTGCCTTTGCTTGCGGATTGGGAATCCCAGCAATCGGATTGACAGTTATGCTGATACTGACTGGAGTATCATTCCGATTTGGCGATATCTGCCACATCAACGTGACGAATGGACTATACGACTACTGGATCCCAGTCATGGTCTTCGCCGTCGCAGCCCTCTTCCTCCAGCTATCAACGATGATTTACTGCACCCACATCTACCTCCGCTCCCTCTTCGACAAATCCGCCTCAATGTCAGGCAGCTCCGGTCCCAACCTCGCCTCCTACACAGCCAGCATCGGCACCATGACAGCCCGACAGGCCTACCGGCGCGTACGTCGCGTCCTTGAACTCCAATGGCGCGGTATCGCCCTCACATCAATCATTCTCGGCAACGTGATCTTCTTTGCAGTCGTCTTTATAAAACTCGACAACGCCGTTGCACCAACAGTCGAAAACATCAAAACCGCAGGCCCCTGGCTAGTTTGCCTCGCCGAAACCGACGACAAGGATCTCTGTCGCGAACACACCGCAGCCATCGGCCCCAACGAAGCAACCCTACTGGCACTCGTGTTTCTGCTCTCACTCGTCGGCTTTTGGAATTTTATCCTCTTCGCGCATCCATCCATGTTCGCCGGCTGGCTGGATCTATTCCACCGCAAAATGAGAAACCGCAACGAGTTCGTCTCTGCAGATGCGACTACCCGATTCGTCGACAACAAAGGCTTCGAAATGCTGACTACATCTGTGAAATCACCCGATGCATGCATGTGCTCGCCAAGTCCTCCCCGAATAGGCGGGCATGGCCGTGTTGATTTTATGCGCTCACCAAGCCCCACACAAATGGTCGGGCCTGACCGTAACGCTTCTATGCCCTCGACGAGCCCTATGCAGATGACTGGATGTGGCCCGAGTCCGATGGCCAGTCCAAGTCCAAGCTCCGAGTGCAATGCTCATGTCGCCCGTGAGGCTCGCTTTGTGCGTCCCTCTTTGAGCTTTTCCGGGCCTAGGCCGCCTAGCTCGTTACAGGGTGTACGCGAGTGGGATCCTCAATCCACGTTTGCGTCAGTATATGGGCGAGAACGAGTGTAA
- a CDS encoding Septin-like protein spn1: MSSTPASSSPVASPAASRDSPALNNGKESPFVERSNPMGSGIAQTVTSRDPKAAAQAATDMKNVVRRKLTGYVGFANLPNQWHRKSVRKGFNFNVMVVGESGLGKSTLVNTLFNTSLYPPKERTGPNADIIPKTVSIQSTSADIEENGVRLRLSVIDTPGFGDFVNNDDSWRPIVENIEQRYDTYLEAENKVNRSNIIDNRIHACVYFIQPTGHSLKPLDIEVMRRLHTKVNLIPVIAKADTLTDEEVALFKQRILADIEQHSLQIFEGPRYELDDEETIAENQEIMSKVPFAVVGANSEVTTADGRRVRGRSYPWGIIEVDNEEHCDFVKLRQMLIRTHMEELKEHTNNFLYENYRSEKLTLMGVAQDPSVFKEVNPAVKQEEERALHEQKLAKMEAEMKMVFQQKVAEKESKLKQSEDELYARHREMKDQLDRQRGELEEKKGRLETGRPVEEKGKRKGFSLR; this comes from the exons ATGT CTTCAACACCTGCAAGTAGCTCCCCCGTCGCGTCTCCTGCTGCGTCCCGGGACTCTCCCGCACTCAACAACGGCAAGGAGTCGCCTTTCGTCGAGCGCAGCAACCCCATGGGCTCCGGTATCGCCCAAACCGTCACCTCCCGCGACCCCAAGGCCGCTGCTCAGGCCGCCACCGACATGAAGAATGTCGTCCGCCGCAAGCTGACTGGCTATGTTGGCTTCGCCAACCTGCCCAACCAGTGGCACCGCAAGAGTGTCCGCAAGGGCTTTAACTTCAATGTTATGGTTGTCG GTGAATCTGGCCTCGGAAAGTCCACTCTAGTGAACACTCTGTTCAACACCTCCCTCTACCCCCCGAAGGAGCGCACCGGTCCCAATGCCGATATCATCCCCAAGACCGTGTCTATCCAGTCGACCAGCGCCGACATTGAAGAGAACGGCGTGCGTCTCCGCCTGAGCGTGATTGATACCCCCGGCTTCGGTGATTTTGTCAACAACGATGACTCCTGGCGCCCGATCGTCGAGAACATCGAGCAACGTTACGACACCTACCTGGAGGCCGAAAACAAGGTCAACCGCAGCAACATTATCGACAACCGCATCCACGCCTGTGTTTACTTCATCCAGCCTACTGGCCACTCCCTGAAGCCCCTGGATATTGAGGTGATGCGCCGCCTGCACACCAAGGTCAACCTGATCCCCGTCATTGCCAAGGCTGATACTTTGACCGACGAGGAGGTTGCCCTTTTCAAGCAGCGT ATCCTTGCCGATATCGAACAACACTCCCTCCAGATCTTCGAAGGCCCCCGCTACGAGCTTGACGATGAGGAAACCATTGCTGAGAACCAGGAGATTATGTCTAAGGTTCCCTTTGCCGTTGTTGGTGCGAACTCCGAGGTGACTACTGCTGATGGTCGTCGCGTTCGTGGCCGTAGCTACCCCTGGGGTATCATCGAGGTCGACAACGAGGAGCACTGCGACTTTGTCAAGCTGCGCCAGATGTTGATCCGTACccacatggaggagctcAAGGAGCACACCAACAACTTCCTGTACGAGAACTACCGGTCCGAAAAGCTCACCCTGATGGGTGTTGCTCAGGACCCCAGCGTCTTCAAGGAGGTTAACCCTGCCGTCAAGCAGGAGGAGGAGCGCGCCCTGCACGAACAGAAGCTGGCTAAGATGGAAGCCGAGATGAAGATGGTGTTCCAACAGAAGGTCGccgaaaaagaaagcaagcTCAAGCAGAGTGAAGATGAACTCTATGCCCGGCATCGCGAGATGAAGGATCAGCTAGATCGCCAGCGTGGAGAActcgaggagaagaagggtcgACTCGAGACCGGACGTCCTGTCGAAGAGAAGGGCAAGCGAAAGGGCTTCTCGCTTCGCTGA